The Desulfocurvus vexinensis DSM 17965 genome contains the following window.
CGCCCAGGGCCTCCTCCAGCCTGCGGATGGACTGGGACAGGGGCGGCTGGGAAATGTTCAGCCGCTGCGCGGCCTTGCCGAAATGCAGCTCCTCGGCCACGGCCACGAAGTGGCGCAACTGGCGCAGCTCCATATCAATACGCTCCGTGTCTTGATTGTCGCTGTAAAATATATTGGATGTCTTGATAGCCTGGGCGTAGCGTCCCGTCAAGACCTGCCAAGGAGGCGCACATGGACGACGGACGCTATGCCAGAGGGTTGCAACGGCTGGGGGAAATCGACGGGGACGCCGGGCGCAAGGTGATGGAATCGCTGGCGGACATTGCGCCCGATCTGGCGCGCTACATCATCGAGTTCCCCTTCGGGGACGTGTATTCGCGCCCCGGCCTGGGCCTGCGTGAGCGCGAGATCGCCACCGTGGCTGCCCTGGCGGCCATGGGCAACGCCGCGCCGCAGCTGGCGGTGCACGTCCACGGCGCGCTCAACGTGGGCGTGCAGCCTGCCGAGATCGTGGAGGTGGTCATCCAGATGGCCGTGTACGCGGGGTTCCCGGCGGCGCTCAACGCCATGGCCGTGGTCCGCGAGGTGTTCGCGCAGCGGGGGGTGGGGCCATGCGCCGGGGCGTGAGCGCGGCGCGGGCGGGCGCCCTGGCGCTGCTGCTGGCCCTGGGGCTGGGCGCCTGCCAGGGGCCCGAGGGCGGGCCGCTCCGGTCCGGGGGCGGGGTCGGGGTCGTGCTGGAAGGCTTCGAGCAGCCCCGGGCCCTGGCCGTGGACGCCCACGGGCTGCTCTACGTGGCCGATGGCCGTGGGCGGGTGGCCTGCGTCATGGCCGACGGCCAGCGCGTGTGGCTGGACGCCGCCCAGGCCCCGGGCTCCGGCCTGGCCATGGCGGTGTCCGCCGTGGTCGTGGATGGCCGGGGGCGGGTGGCCGTGGCCGACCCTGCCAGCGGGCAGGTGCTGCGCCTGGAGCCCGGGGGCGCACGCCGGGTGCTGGTCAGTGGACTGGCCGAGCCCGTGGCCCTGGCCTGCGACCGCGACGGCGGGCTGTACGTGGCCTGCCAGGGCGACGGCACCGTGCGGCACATCCCGGCCCCGTAGGCGCGGCGGGCGGCGCCCGGGGCGGTCTGGCCTTTGGGGCGCGCTGCCCGGCGGGGCAGGGCCGCCTCGGGCGTCTTGCGGCGGCAGGGCCCCGCGCGGGCGGGCCGCCCGGGGGACGCAACTCGCCCGCGCCCTCGGCGGGCGGGCGCCCGGGGCGAGGTGAGCGGTGCCGCCCCGCGCGGGCGGGCCGCCGGGGTGTTACGCCGCGCGGCGGGCGAACAGGCGCGCGGCCTGGTCCGCCGCCAGGTCCGAGGCGGGCAGGGCGGGCTCCCGGCCCGGCAGCACGCGGGCGTCGGGGGTGATATCCCCGCCCAGGTTGGCCTGGGCGCCGCGCGCGAAATGGGCCCGGAAGCAGCGGCGGCAGCCCTGGGCGCTGGCGCAGTAGCGCAGGACCAGCGCGGCCAGGGCCGGGCTGGCGCCCCGGGCAGCGGTGCGGTGGAAGTTGCAGGCGGCGTGGTGCGGGCAGTGCGGCGCGGGCATGGGGCCTCCCTGGTGCGGTGGTGCGAGGTGGGTCTTGCTCCGTATTCTCCGGTCCTTTCAGGGCCGCCCCGGTGCGGCAGCCCGGCTTCATCCTGCCCCGGGCGGGTGACGGGCCTGCGCGCGGCGGGTGACGATTGCGCGCCCGGCCCGCAGGACGGGATTGTCGGCTTCCTGCCCGGGCCTTCCTTTTGGTCGGCAAAGCCTACGTTTTTGTAGGTTTCTGCACGGCATGCACGGGTTTATCCATTAGATTCAAGCCATTGCTCTTTGGCATCGCCCTTGCTCCTGTTGCCCAGGAGGCACCGATGCGAACCGTCAGCACCCCGTACGGCGCGATCCCCGTGGCCGGACCCGTGGAGTTCCACCCCGGGGGCGGGGTGCGCGCCTGCATCCCGGCGGCCCGGGTCACGCTGCACACCGCGCTGGGGCCGCTCGTGGCGCAGCATTCCACCGACGACCTGCGGCGGCGCGAGGTCGCCGCGCTGACCTTCCACGGCAACGGGGCCCTGCGCGGCCTGTCCCTGGAAGAGCGCACCACGGTGCCCACCCCGGCGGGGCCGGTGGACGCCGAGATGCTGACCTTCCACCCCTGCGGGGCCCTGGCGCGCGTGTTCCCCCTCAACGGCCGGCTTTCGGGCTACTGGACCGAGCAGGACGAGGCCCGGCTGGCCGGGCCCCTGGCCCTGCGCACGCCCCTGGGGCCGCTTGCGGCGCGCGTCATCTGCCTGCGCTTCGGGCCCGGCGGGCAGTTGCTCGGGCTGACCCTGTGGCCGGGCGAGGCCGTGGCCGTGCCCACCCCGGCGGGCGTGGTCGCGGCGCGCATCGGCGTGGCCCTGCGGCCCGATGGCACCTTGCGCAGCCTGGAGCCCGCCGCGCCCGTGGCCGTGCCCACGCCCGTGGGCCCGGTGCTGGCCTTCGACCCCGACGCCGTGGGCGTGAGCGGCGACGTGAACTCCCTGGCCTTCGGCCCGTCCGGCGCCGTGGAGCGCGTGGCCACGGTGCGCACCGAGGTCCACGCCC
Protein-coding sequences here:
- a CDS encoding carboxymuconolactone decarboxylase family protein, translating into MDDGRYARGLQRLGEIDGDAGRKVMESLADIAPDLARYIIEFPFGDVYSRPGLGLREREIATVAALAAMGNAAPQLAVHVHGALNVGVQPAEIVEVVIQMAVYAGFPAALNAMAVVREVFAQRGVGPCAGA